A section of the Candidatus Methanosuratincola sp. genome encodes:
- a CDS encoding zinc ribbon domain-containing protein, protein MSSSSEKFCRHCGAEIPPESAFCPKCGSPISAGQAASPSRVSAKSEKGEKREKEEKGEKEGEKEEEKEREGSVSGTLFGGGVLIWLGVTFYLATTGQIDWSRWWSSFMSGLGVLLILLGLYHSFRSRSMFPFIGLVVGGAIIALIGLSGFYSVSTDLWPVMIILLGIVVILVGLFGRRRVPKP, encoded by the coding sequence TTGTCGTCGTCTTCCGAAAAATTCTGCAGGCATTGCGGTGCGGAGATCCCCCCTGAGAGCGCTTTCTGCCCAAAATGCGGGAGCCCGATCTCAGCCGGTCAGGCAGCCTCCCCTTCTCGAGTCAGTGCCAAGTCTGAAAAAGGCGAGAAGCGCGAGAAGGAGGAAAAAGGAGAGAAGGAAGGAGAGAAGGAGGAGGAGAAAGAAAGGGAGGGCAGCGTCTCGGGCACCCTTTTTGGCGGGGGCGTTTTGATATGGCTAGGGGTAACCTTCTATCTCGCCACCACCGGTCAGATCGACTGGTCCAGATGGTGGTCGAGCTTCATGTCGGGGCTTGGGGTTTTGCTGATACTTCTGGGACTGTACCATTCTTTCAGGAGCAGGAGCATGTTTCCATTCATCGGCCTGGTAGTCGGCGGGGCAATAATAGCGCTGATTGGGCTTTCCGGGTTCTACTCCGTCAGCACGGATCTGTGGCCCGTCATGATCATCCTGCTCGGCATAGTGGTCATATTGGTGGGTTTGTTCGGAAGGAGGAGAGTCCCTAAGCCCTGA
- a CDS encoding GH3 auxin-responsive promoter family protein: YFFRCLKMEGYLAGLKRVIEPWYRALEDPEEAQNRVLTSLTGTYSKTAYGQAYCEGAISDVGEYRRRFPIVDYQGLKHWLDRVKDKGYQELLSEPVIRWVMTRGTTGVPKVIPATRTHLEQVLMIGARGLVNHALRTGQHELLTGGILNLNFPSTVHSEETGRGRIEYGYSSGTYAKYNPRLGSVGLVPVQEEIDQLGSGISRQDWERRFELVYERARESDVRSVMGVTNVITSFGRYLKKRYSLAPKDIWRFRAAFCTSLPKIHTYHAPKIRALYGPASIVEMYTATEGVFAQQLDDNPYVVPNYDAYFFEVVKGQKVKMLHELKRGEWGRLVISSCLFPRYDIGDYIECAGKNFYRVFGRANKKVLLEHIMFNIFTGRIIRA, from the coding sequence CTTACTTTTTTCGGTGCCTTAAAATGGAGGGGTATCTTGCAGGGCTCAAGAGGGTAATAGAGCCCTGGTACAGAGCGCTAGAGGATCCGGAAGAGGCTCAGAATAGGGTTCTCACGAGCCTCACTGGCACGTATTCCAAAACTGCATACGGACAGGCTTATTGCGAGGGGGCGATTTCCGATGTTGGTGAGTACAGGCGCAGGTTCCCTATTGTCGATTACCAAGGTCTTAAGCACTGGCTCGACAGGGTTAAGGACAAAGGATACCAGGAGCTGCTGAGCGAGCCAGTGATAAGATGGGTAATGACCAGGGGGACGACCGGGGTTCCCAAGGTTATTCCGGCCACTAGGACGCACCTTGAGCAGGTGCTGATGATAGGCGCAAGGGGACTCGTCAACCATGCCTTGAGGACTGGTCAGCACGAACTCCTGACCGGCGGCATCTTGAACCTGAACTTCCCTTCGACAGTCCATTCAGAGGAGACGGGGAGGGGCAGGATAGAATACGGTTACAGTTCAGGGACTTATGCCAAATACAATCCAAGGCTTGGTAGCGTCGGACTGGTTCCGGTCCAGGAGGAGATAGACCAGCTGGGAAGCGGGATAAGCAGGCAGGACTGGGAAAGAAGATTCGAACTAGTATACGAAAGAGCACGTGAGTCGGACGTCAGATCAGTCATGGGCGTCACCAATGTGATCACTTCATTTGGCAGGTATCTGAAGAAAAGATACAGCCTGGCTCCAAAGGATATTTGGAGGTTTAGGGCAGCGTTTTGCACCAGCTTGCCGAAGATACACACCTATCATGCACCCAAGATTAGGGCGCTGTACGGACCTGCGAGCATCGTCGAGATGTACACAGCCACTGAAGGGGTCTTTGCACAGCAGCTTGACGATAACCCATATGTTGTTCCGAACTATGACGCATATTTCTTTGAGGTTGTGAAGGGGCAGAAAGTGAAGATGTTGCATGAACTAAAAAGGGGGGAATGGGGCAGGCTGGTGATATCCTCATGCCTGTTCCCCAGGTACGACATAGGCGACTATATCGAATGTGCAGGCAAGAACTTTTACAGGGTCTTTGGGAGGGCAAACAAAAAAGTGCTTTTGGAGCACATTATGTTCAACATCTTCACAGGTAGGATAATCAGGGCTTAG